A stretch of Bacillus spongiae DNA encodes these proteins:
- a CDS encoding spore germination protein GerPB — translation MNIYVQQTIQIHTLRIGSVSNSSVLQIGTSGSIQAASNLFNTGGFIKPAPLAEKNGIQEFQEEGTFVPLSIS, via the coding sequence ATGAACATTTATGTACAACAAACCATTCAAATCCATACTTTAAGAATTGGCAGTGTATCCAATTCGTCCGTTTTACAAATTGGCACATCTGGTTCCATCCAGGCAGCTTCAAACTTATTTAATACTGGTGGTTTTATTAAACCTGCCCCATTAGCTGAGAAAAATGGAATTCAAGAATTCCAAGAGGAAGGGACATTCGTGCCGTTGTCTATTTCCTAG
- a CDS encoding spore gernimation protein GerPD, with the protein MNLQVINRDLNVRNMRVSGVASSSMILVGDANTIQLASTFDTPPESLIIGPFVPIAPKG; encoded by the coding sequence ATGAACCTCCAAGTCATCAATCGTGACCTCAATGTACGTAATATGAGAGTATCAGGTGTTGCCAGTTCTTCGATGATATTAGTAGGGGATGCAAATACAATCCAACTAGCATCAACTTTTGATACTCCACCTGAATCTTTAATTATTGGTCCGTTTGTGCCAATTGCTCCAAAAGGTTAA
- the gerPC gene encoding spore germination protein GerPC: MYQTPSNWQQVMKYIEAQNVKIKQLEDMLNDLQVEVNELKEKPMMNVEKIEYKFDQLKVDTLEGTLNIGMNPNDLSGIEELAVNQANASAEVIENKELRQQLIESIQHYLQDGLIALIQDTETQLQRTLDSSYYDLIRGDLEKQLPQRVDFYLQTFPASAYEKGNPQGAYDKIFYKLKNDIHQAVFAFISQMPSGMNRKDDGNEPPSHQS, from the coding sequence ATGTATCAAACTCCATCGAACTGGCAACAAGTGATGAAATACATCGAAGCACAAAATGTAAAAATCAAACAACTTGAAGACATGCTAAACGACCTACAAGTTGAAGTAAACGAATTGAAGGAAAAGCCAATGATGAACGTAGAAAAAATTGAATACAAATTTGACCAATTAAAAGTGGATACACTTGAAGGGACATTAAATATTGGAATGAACCCAAATGACTTAAGTGGGATTGAGGAACTTGCTGTCAACCAGGCAAATGCAAGTGCAGAGGTTATTGAAAATAAAGAACTACGCCAACAGTTAATTGAGAGCATCCAACACTATTTACAAGATGGTTTAATCGCATTGATTCAAGACACAGAAACGCAACTACAGCGAACGTTAGATTCCTCCTACTATGATTTAATCCGAGGAGATCTAGAAAAGCAACTCCCTCAACGAGTTGATTTTTATTTACAAACCTTCCCTGCCTCTGCTTATGAAAAAGGAAATCCTCAAGGAGCGTACGATAAAATTTTCTATAAATTAAAAAATGATATTCATCAAGCTGTATTCGCTTTTATTTCACAAATGCCCTCCGGAATGAACAGAAAGGATGATGGAAATGAACCTCCAAGTCATCAATCGTGA
- a CDS encoding MarR family transcriptional regulator, which yields MYQGDEQSQLDLKLFLVLRKASQAVFANAGRDMINKGITHEQFMILELIYNKGPHPIQKISEKFSIPSGSITYVVDKLEKKGFIKREQSPRDRRASNVVLTQKGQELFDEIFPSHVEAISKNFASIANEEKQFLIDKLKEIGHTAKYLQIED from the coding sequence ATGTATCAGGGAGATGAACAAAGTCAACTTGATTTAAAGCTTTTCCTAGTTTTGAGAAAAGCATCTCAAGCGGTATTTGCGAATGCGGGAAGGGATATGATAAACAAGGGAATTACTCATGAGCAATTTATGATTCTCGAGCTTATTTACAATAAAGGACCACATCCTATCCAAAAAATTAGTGAAAAGTTTTCTATTCCTAGCGGGAGTATTACTTACGTTGTGGATAAGTTAGAGAAAAAAGGATTCATTAAACGAGAGCAAAGTCCTCGTGATCGCAGAGCTTCAAATGTAGTTCTTACCCAAAAAGGACAAGAGTTATTTGATGAAATTTTCCCTAGTCACGTAGAAGCAATATCTAAAAATTTTGCTTCTATTGCTAATGAAGAAAAGCAGTTTTTAATTGATAAGTTAAAAGAAATAGGACATACTGCTAAATATCTCCAAATAGAAGATTGA
- the addB gene encoding helicase-exonuclease AddAB subunit AddB, which translates to MAVQFIVGRSGSGKTFKILEEVRHSLRTNPNGKPIIYLVPDQMTFLSEYALVTSPELKGMIRAQVYSFTRLAWRILQETGGMGRYHLTNVGLNMLIRKIIDEKKDELTLFKKASDKIGFVGHVEQMVTEFRRYCISPEELVQKTSTESSKALQDKLHDLELIYKAFEESVVGKYIDTEDYFQLLSEAIDQSSYIQSADVYIDGFHSFTPQEYMVIQKLMKNCENVTVALTIDRATHRAGGQTKSLFRMTEETYDVLDNITKELGITRQDDIVLKESERYNHHSIEHIEEYWEDRPAVPFIGETAIKLIEASNRRAEVEGVAREIRRLTREEGYRYKEITVLVRNSAEYQSIMETIFYDNEIPYFIDQKRTMLNHPLIELIRSTLDIMNTHWRYEPVFRAVKTDLLFPLDRNASQLREQMDRLENYVLAYGIKGDAWLKKDRWKYRRFRGLELTSVAQTDEEKQIEHEINELRLFIAAPILRFFRRLKKKATVRELCEVLYLYLDELDIPDKLERLAQRAEEKGNLVVAREHNQAWNGVMDLLDQYVEILGEEEVTLKKFTSILEAGIESMKFSLVPPAIDQVIVANLELSRLADIRTAFVLGVNDGVLPAKIPEEGVLSDEDREVLISSGMNIAPSSKTKLEDEEFIAYKAFTSPSERLYVSYPIANEEGKALLPSPYIKKFQDMFPEVNKEFLVQEPSELTAEEQMQYISHPNVTISYLTAQLQLKLRAYPVSDMWWEVYNYYMKDKTRKVSAKHILSSLFYQNRVKRLTKETSEALYGETILASVSRMELFHSCPFSHYASHGLKLREREVFRLEAPDIGEMFHGALKWIADVINTERKAWSDLSKDECLKLAKAAVEFIAPKLQNQILLSSNRHHYIKRKLENIIGRASMILSEHARVSGFSPVGLELGFGPNAELPPFALTLTNGTKMQLQGRIDRVDKAVDDSGTYLRIIDYKSSIKELDFTEMYYGLSLQMLTYLDVLLEHSKTLVGTEANPAGVLYFHVHNPLVSSKKRLTQGQIEEEIFKKFKMNGLVLSNPEIVKLMDGTLENGNSNIISAGLKKDGSLTSRSKVASSQDFDVMRKYVRNKYRESGQQIITGNVEITPYKLNDRTPCQFCSYRSVCQFDQSLKDNDYKVLTPQKNDEIIACMKEEVLADE; encoded by the coding sequence ATGGCGGTTCAGTTTATTGTTGGCCGTTCCGGTAGTGGGAAAACATTTAAGATACTGGAAGAAGTTCGTCATAGTCTTAGAACAAACCCGAATGGAAAACCAATTATCTATTTGGTTCCTGATCAAATGACGTTTTTATCTGAGTATGCACTCGTAACATCCCCTGAGTTAAAAGGAATGATTCGGGCACAAGTGTATAGCTTTACTCGTCTAGCTTGGCGTATTCTACAAGAGACAGGTGGTATGGGGCGATATCATCTTACCAATGTAGGTTTAAATATGCTGATTCGAAAAATTATCGATGAAAAAAAGGATGAACTCACGCTATTTAAGAAGGCCTCAGATAAAATAGGCTTTGTTGGGCATGTTGAACAAATGGTAACCGAATTTCGTCGATATTGTATCTCACCTGAAGAGTTAGTTCAGAAAACCTCTACTGAATCAAGTAAAGCGTTACAGGATAAATTACATGATTTAGAGTTGATTTACAAAGCTTTTGAGGAGTCTGTTGTTGGTAAATATATTGATACAGAGGATTATTTTCAATTACTGTCTGAAGCCATCGATCAATCATCCTATATTCAATCAGCAGATGTTTACATAGATGGTTTCCATAGCTTTACTCCTCAAGAGTATATGGTCATACAGAAGCTAATGAAAAATTGTGAGAATGTAACGGTGGCGTTAACGATAGATCGGGCTACTCATCGAGCGGGTGGTCAAACGAAATCCCTTTTCCGAATGACAGAAGAGACATACGATGTACTTGACAATATAACGAAAGAATTAGGTATTACAAGACAAGATGATATCGTGTTAAAGGAATCTGAGCGATACAACCATCACAGTATTGAACATATTGAAGAGTATTGGGAAGACCGTCCAGCTGTTCCATTTATCGGAGAAACGGCCATCAAGTTAATTGAGGCCTCCAATCGACGTGCAGAAGTGGAGGGGGTCGCTAGAGAAATTCGCCGGCTAACTCGTGAGGAAGGTTATCGTTATAAAGAAATAACGGTCTTAGTCCGAAACAGTGCTGAATATCAAAGCATAATGGAAACAATATTCTATGATAATGAAATCCCATATTTCATTGATCAGAAACGAACAATGCTGAATCATCCATTAATTGAACTGATTCGTTCCACTCTAGATATTATGAATACGCATTGGCGTTATGAACCTGTATTTCGTGCTGTCAAAACAGACCTTCTATTTCCGCTTGACCGCAATGCCTCACAGCTTCGTGAGCAGATGGATCGCTTGGAGAATTATGTACTTGCCTATGGCATAAAAGGAGATGCGTGGTTAAAGAAGGATCGCTGGAAATACCGTCGCTTTCGTGGATTAGAGCTCACGTCGGTCGCTCAAACAGATGAAGAAAAACAAATTGAGCATGAAATTAATGAATTACGACTATTCATCGCTGCTCCAATTCTTCGCTTTTTCCGTCGCTTAAAGAAGAAGGCAACAGTGAGAGAATTGTGTGAGGTGCTCTATTTATACTTAGACGAGCTCGATATCCCTGATAAGTTGGAGCGACTTGCACAAAGGGCTGAAGAAAAAGGAAATCTTGTAGTCGCTCGTGAGCATAACCAGGCATGGAATGGGGTAATGGACTTGCTCGATCAGTATGTAGAAATTCTCGGGGAAGAAGAAGTCACGCTCAAAAAATTCACTTCCATTCTTGAAGCTGGAATTGAATCAATGAAATTCTCCCTCGTTCCACCAGCCATTGATCAAGTAATCGTTGCAAATTTAGAGCTTTCTCGTTTAGCGGATATTCGTACAGCTTTTGTGTTAGGTGTTAATGACGGTGTCCTTCCAGCAAAAATTCCAGAGGAAGGCGTGTTGTCTGACGAAGATCGTGAAGTGTTAATCTCTTCTGGAATGAACATCGCACCGAGTAGCAAAACGAAGCTTGAGGATGAGGAATTTATTGCTTACAAAGCGTTCACATCACCATCAGAACGATTATATGTATCTTATCCAATTGCAAACGAAGAAGGGAAAGCATTGTTACCGTCCCCATATATAAAAAAGTTTCAAGACATGTTCCCAGAGGTGAACAAAGAATTTCTCGTTCAAGAACCATCTGAGCTTACTGCAGAAGAGCAAATGCAATACATTTCTCACCCGAACGTCACCATTTCGTATTTGACTGCACAGTTGCAACTGAAGCTACGAGCGTACCCTGTTTCAGATATGTGGTGGGAAGTATACAATTATTACATGAAAGATAAGACTAGAAAGGTGAGTGCAAAGCATATTTTATCTAGTCTGTTTTATCAAAATCGTGTAAAACGATTAACGAAAGAAACGAGCGAAGCGCTATACGGTGAAACAATTTTAGCGTCTGTTTCACGCATGGAATTATTCCATAGCTGTCCATTTTCTCATTATGCTTCACACGGCTTAAAACTTCGTGAAAGAGAAGTTTTTCGTCTGGAAGCACCAGATATTGGTGAGATGTTTCATGGGGCTCTTAAATGGATTGCTGATGTCATTAACACGGAGAGAAAAGCATGGTCTGACTTATCAAAGGATGAATGTTTAAAGCTTGCAAAAGCAGCGGTCGAGTTTATTGCACCTAAGCTACAAAATCAAATATTATTAAGCTCGAATCGTCATCATTATATTAAAAGAAAATTAGAAAATATTATTGGACGAGCATCGATGATATTAAGTGAGCATGCTAGGGTAAGTGGTTTTTCACCTGTTGGACTTGAGCTTGGATTCGGTCCCAATGCAGAACTCCCTCCATTTGCTCTAACATTAACTAATGGAACCAAGATGCAGCTTCAAGGGAGAATCGATCGAGTTGATAAAGCAGTTGATGATTCAGGAACATATTTACGTATTATTGATTACAAGTCCAGCATCAAAGAGCTTGATTTCACCGAAATGTATTATGGATTGTCCCTACAAATGCTCACTTATTTAGATGTCCTTCTAGAGCATTCTAAAACGTTGGTTGGAACTGAGGCCAACCCAGCAGGGGTTTTATACTTCCATGTACATAACCCACTTGTAAGCAGCAAAAAACGGCTAACACAAGGTCAGATTGAAGAAGAGATATTTAAGAAATTTAAGATGAATGGCTTGGTTCTCAGTAATCCAGAAATTGTGAAGTTGATGGACGGTACACTTGAGAACGGAAACTCGAATATTATCTCTGCAGGGTTAAAAAAGGATGGTTCATTAACGTCAAGGTCAAAAGTTGCATCTTCACAGGATTTTGATGTAATGAGAAAATATGTCCGAAATAAATATCGAGAGTCTGGTCAACAAATTATTACTGGAAATGTGGAAATTACACCTTATAAACTGAATGATCGAACTCCATGTCAATTTTGTTCTTATCGGTCGGTTTGTCAATTTGACCAATCGCTTAAGGATAACGATTACAAAGTTTTAACACCACAAAAAAATGATGAAATTATTGCGTGTATGAAAGAGGAGGTCTTGGCTGATGAGTAA
- a CDS encoding spore germination protein GerPE yields the protein MSRYSFVDGVKVRSIVFSSLVQAGDTQYLNGNARVLAVQREKECFFGNEGDHLSQFRVFNEPIPFLSAPIPTEFSKIDLTPAIRVGVIDVIGASTVGIIHIGNIGDVRLESRIKHIRQLENKEE from the coding sequence ATGAGTAGATACTCGTTTGTCGATGGTGTCAAAGTAAGGTCAATTGTTTTTTCATCCCTCGTGCAAGCTGGGGACACGCAATACCTTAACGGAAACGCTAGGGTTCTTGCTGTTCAACGAGAAAAAGAATGTTTTTTTGGCAATGAAGGGGACCATTTATCTCAATTTAGAGTTTTTAATGAGCCGATTCCTTTTCTATCCGCACCAATACCGACGGAGTTTTCTAAAATTGACTTAACCCCTGCCATTCGGGTCGGAGTCATTGACGTAATTGGGGCATCTACCGTAGGAATTATTCATATAGGAAACATAGGAGACGTTCGGCTTGAATCAAGAATAAAACATATACGTCAACTTGAAAATAAAGAAGAATGA
- the addA gene encoding helicase-exonuclease AddAB subunit AddA, whose amino-acid sequence MSKAAVPTKPDNVIWTEDQWKAIWSKNQDVLVAAAAGSGKTAVLVERIIQRLLSEEDRMNVDELLVVTFTNAAAAEMRHRIGEALEREIEQNPSSDRIRKQLHLLNKASISTLHSFCLEVIRKYYYLIDIDPSFRIADDIEGELLRDEVMDELFEDEYGKEENGAFYTLVDTFTNDRSDITLQEMVRELYLFSRSHPTPEKWLDDIVTLYDVNEHVDQVQQLPFFNVIKREIRLSLEGARAAYERGMELTRESDGPAPYGENFQQDMDIVEGLSQSLNTSWEELYVRFQELKFSRLKPCRGEEYSTKKIDEAKALRAQGKKLIEKIAEEFFSRQPESLLKDLREMKPIILSLANLVKEFSLRFQNVKLERGLVDFSDLEHFTLEILLNEGAPSDAAISYRRQFKEVLVDEYQDTNMVQETIISLITKDGEEQGNLFMVGDVKQSIYRFRLAEPNLFLSKYNRFSSNEARTGLKIDLSQNFRSRKEVLSGTNFLFKQIMGVEVGEIHYDEEAELKIGADYPKEEEYPVELALIDLDEKNEENVNEGVEFNKLELEKSQLEARYMARKVKELIDSQSVIYDSKKKNYRPIQYRDIVILLRSMPWAPEIMEEFKAENIPIYANLSTGYFDAVEVSMMVSLLKVIDNPYQDIPLASVLRSPIVGMDEEELAAIRIYSRSGSFYEAAQQFLNKASKEESAFGKLQLFFECLTKWRTSARQGALSDLIWQLYRDTKFYDFVGGMPGGKQRQANLRALYDRARSYEETSFRGLFRFLRFVEKMRERGDDLGTARALSEQEDVVRLMTIHSSKGLEFPVVFIAGLSKQFNLMDLNRPYLLDKEYGFGTKYVNAEKRISYPSIAQLALKRKKRMETIAEEMRVLYVALTRAKEKLYLVATMKDLEKSILKWKTALQQTDWLLSDFERANAISYIDWLGPSLVRHRTCEFMHEGQLEQSKVSPNIINHPSCWKVTFFPKGDFSDGSSLLDEGEQEWKEIVQKGQPVEFESSTKEEIEHRLNWLYPYKEAVTTKSKQSVSEIKKMFQMSDEASGGDLLNQIQRPIMQRPKFLQEKALSPAERGTVMHTVMQHISLSMEPTEQSITALLERLNQKEILSLEQVEVVEIEKIVAFFATPIGQRLLRAKRVQREVPFSLGVRAQEIYPHSTDEEEVILVQGIMDCLFEEEDGLILIDYKTDNITERYQGDFLKALPTLKERYDTQLKLYEKAVEEIMGVELKAKYLYFFDGGHELKM is encoded by the coding sequence ATGAGTAAAGCCGCGGTTCCAACAAAGCCAGATAATGTTATTTGGACAGAAGACCAATGGAAAGCCATTTGGTCAAAAAATCAAGATGTGCTAGTTGCTGCTGCTGCTGGATCGGGAAAAACGGCTGTACTTGTTGAACGTATTATTCAGAGGCTACTCTCTGAGGAAGACCGAATGAATGTCGATGAATTACTCGTTGTCACGTTTACGAATGCAGCAGCAGCTGAAATGAGGCACCGAATTGGGGAGGCATTAGAAAGGGAGATTGAACAAAACCCGTCATCGGATCGAATTCGAAAGCAGCTGCATTTATTAAATAAAGCGTCTATCTCAACGCTCCATTCCTTTTGCTTAGAGGTCATTCGTAAGTATTATTATTTAATTGATATTGATCCGAGCTTCAGGATTGCTGATGATATAGAAGGAGAGTTGCTTCGTGACGAAGTGATGGATGAGCTATTTGAAGATGAGTATGGAAAAGAGGAAAATGGGGCGTTTTATACGTTAGTTGATACGTTTACAAACGACCGAAGCGATATCACACTTCAAGAAATGGTAAGGGAGCTCTATTTATTCTCGCGTTCTCACCCTACACCAGAGAAATGGTTAGATGATATCGTAACATTATATGACGTTAATGAACATGTCGATCAAGTTCAACAGTTACCTTTTTTTAATGTGATAAAAAGAGAAATTCGTTTAAGTTTAGAAGGGGCAAGAGCAGCTTATGAGCGCGGAATGGAATTAACAAGGGAATCAGATGGCCCTGCTCCGTACGGAGAGAATTTTCAACAAGACATGGATATTGTGGAGGGGTTAAGCCAGTCATTAAATACTTCGTGGGAGGAGCTGTACGTCCGTTTTCAAGAGCTGAAATTTTCTCGGTTAAAGCCTTGTAGAGGAGAGGAGTATTCCACGAAGAAAATAGATGAAGCGAAAGCGTTGCGTGCACAAGGGAAAAAGTTAATTGAAAAAATAGCTGAGGAATTCTTTTCTAGACAACCTGAAAGTCTTTTGAAAGACTTAAGAGAAATGAAGCCTATTATTCTTTCATTAGCGAATCTTGTAAAAGAGTTTTCTTTGCGTTTTCAAAATGTAAAATTGGAGCGAGGATTAGTTGATTTTTCAGATCTCGAGCATTTCACCCTTGAGATTTTACTTAATGAAGGAGCACCGTCTGATGCTGCCATATCTTATCGGCGTCAGTTCAAGGAGGTGCTTGTTGACGAGTATCAAGATACGAATATGGTACAAGAAACTATTATTTCTTTAATAACGAAAGATGGTGAAGAACAAGGAAACCTTTTCATGGTAGGAGATGTAAAGCAGTCTATTTATCGCTTTCGTTTAGCAGAGCCGAATTTATTCTTAAGTAAATATAATCGGTTTTCCTCCAACGAGGCACGTACAGGTCTCAAAATCGATTTATCTCAAAATTTTCGTAGTCGCAAAGAAGTATTATCGGGGACAAATTTTTTATTTAAACAGATTATGGGAGTGGAAGTGGGAGAAATCCATTATGATGAGGAAGCAGAATTAAAAATAGGAGCGGACTATCCTAAGGAGGAAGAATATCCGGTAGAGCTCGCGTTGATCGATCTTGATGAAAAAAACGAGGAAAATGTAAATGAAGGGGTCGAATTTAATAAGCTAGAGCTTGAAAAATCACAACTTGAGGCTCGATATATGGCAAGGAAAGTGAAGGAACTCATTGATAGTCAATCCGTTATTTATGATAGCAAGAAGAAAAATTATCGACCAATTCAATATCGTGATATTGTCATTCTTCTACGCTCCATGCCGTGGGCACCAGAAATTATGGAAGAATTTAAAGCTGAGAATATTCCGATATATGCAAACCTCTCCACTGGTTATTTTGATGCAGTAGAAGTATCGATGATGGTTTCATTGTTAAAAGTAATCGACAATCCGTATCAAGATATTCCGCTTGCTTCAGTACTTCGTTCACCAATCGTTGGAATGGACGAGGAGGAACTAGCAGCCATTCGGATTTATTCCCGGTCAGGCTCCTTTTATGAAGCTGCCCAACAGTTTTTGAATAAAGCATCGAAAGAAGAAAGTGCTTTTGGAAAACTTCAACTATTTTTTGAGTGTTTGACTAAATGGAGAACGAGCGCGAGACAGGGTGCCTTATCCGATTTAATTTGGCAGTTGTATCGTGATACAAAATTTTATGATTTCGTCGGTGGAATGCCAGGTGGAAAACAACGTCAAGCTAACTTACGAGCTTTATACGATCGTGCCCGATCATATGAAGAGACATCTTTCCGTGGGCTATTCCGATTTCTTAGGTTTGTGGAAAAAATGCGTGAACGAGGAGACGATTTAGGGACTGCTAGGGCATTGAGCGAACAAGAGGATGTAGTCCGCTTAATGACCATCCATTCTAGTAAAGGCTTAGAATTTCCAGTTGTGTTTATAGCGGGCTTGTCAAAGCAATTTAACTTAATGGATTTGAATCGGCCTTACCTCTTAGATAAAGAATATGGATTTGGAACGAAGTACGTAAATGCTGAAAAACGCATTTCCTATCCATCTATTGCTCAATTGGCATTAAAGCGTAAAAAACGGATGGAAACGATAGCCGAAGAAATGCGTGTTTTGTATGTTGCTTTAACCAGGGCAAAGGAAAAGCTATATTTAGTTGCCACAATGAAAGATTTGGAAAAGAGTATACTAAAATGGAAAACGGCTCTTCAGCAAACGGATTGGCTACTTAGTGATTTTGAACGAGCAAATGCAATTAGTTATATTGACTGGTTAGGCCCCTCCCTTGTCCGACACAGAACATGTGAATTTATGCATGAGGGTCAACTTGAACAAAGTAAGGTCTCTCCGAACATTATTAACCACCCATCTTGCTGGAAGGTAACTTTTTTTCCGAAGGGTGATTTTAGTGACGGATCAAGCTTGTTAGATGAGGGTGAGCAAGAATGGAAGGAAATTGTTCAAAAAGGACAACCTGTAGAATTTGAATCGAGTACTAAAGAGGAAATTGAGCATCGATTAAACTGGCTTTATCCTTATAAAGAGGCTGTGACAACAAAATCGAAGCAGTCTGTATCTGAAATCAAAAAAATGTTCCAAATGTCAGACGAAGCATCTGGTGGGGATCTCTTAAATCAAATTCAAAGGCCAATCATGCAACGACCTAAATTTTTACAGGAAAAAGCGCTTTCGCCTGCAGAAAGAGGGACAGTAATGCATACTGTAATGCAGCATATATCACTATCGATGGAGCCGACTGAGCAAAGTATTACGGCATTGTTAGAAAGGCTAAATCAAAAAGAAATTTTATCATTGGAGCAGGTAGAAGTAGTAGAAATAGAGAAAATCGTTGCCTTCTTCGCTACACCAATTGGTCAAAGATTACTTCGAGCAAAGCGCGTTCAGCGTGAAGTACCATTTAGCTTAGGGGTGCGCGCGCAAGAAATATACCCTCATTCAACAGATGAAGAAGAAGTTATTCTTGTCCAAGGAATCATGGACTGTTTGTTTGAAGAGGAGGATGGACTTATACTGATAGATTATAAAACAGATAATATTACGGAACGTTATCAAGGAGATTTTTTAAAGGCTTTGCCGACCCTAAAAGAGCGCTATGATACTCAACTAAAGTTGTATGAAAAAGCGGTTGAGGAAATTATGGGAGTGGAGCTTAAAGCAAAATATTTATATTTCTTTGATGGGGGTCATGAACTTAAAATGTAG
- a CDS encoding spore germination protein, which yields MPAIVGPVQILNVGGGSVQFGDAVVISPKTSSKSFAGSGAFNTGPFIVTFNGFSITSTLDADGVDQPIVGNN from the coding sequence ATGCCTGCTATAGTTGGTCCTGTTCAAATATTAAACGTAGGTGGAGGAAGTGTACAATTTGGTGATGCTGTTGTCATTTCTCCTAAAACTAGTAGTAAATCATTCGCTGGTTCTGGAGCCTTTAATACTGGACCATTTATCGTGACCTTTAATGGATTTAGTATCACTTCTACCCTTGATGCTGACGGAGTTGATCAGCCGATTGTTGGAAATAATTAA